The genomic segment CCTTCAAACTTCAAAGCTTGCTTTTGAGTTTTGGTCCAGACGCTGTGAAGCCCGGCCCAAGCCGGGCCCGGCAATCCCGGCCCATTATCGTCAGCTCCAGTCCCGCGTACTCCTCGAGTTTCCCCTGCCGTACTCGGTCcggctactctctctctctctctctctatcctcTCGGTGCTCTCACCCCGCCCTCCCATGCTTTCCGTTTAACCGCAGGTTTTAAAGCCGTTATTCATAACCCCGTTACGAGCCCCTGCTGACGTGGCACTCTCACCTGCGTATAATTCCCGGAAGCCGACTCCTCCCCCCTCGCGGACACCACATCACgcctccccttctctctttatAAATAAACTTGGTCGTGACCCaaatgagagaaaaaaagaaaaaaaatagaacgggAAGAACCAAAACTCCTGcctttcctctcctctctctctctctctctctctctctcttccccttcgCCCTCTAGATTGGATCCTCTCCTCTCGATTCGCCCGATTTTAAATCGATATCTGGATCGAATCCGTAGAATTATAGTCTTCCCCTTCGATCCAGCTTCAACTTGGACCTTTTTTGGCCTTTTTTGGTGCAGAAACGAGGAAATAAAGCACGAGCATCGGCCGGCAGTCCTTGGAATTCTTGGCCTCCGTGGACGTCCCGGCGCTTTAGATGATGTATTTCACCCTCATCGGTCTTTTATTTCTTGATCTCCCCCCGATCTGACCCTAAAAGATGGATCTTTAACCCTCTCCCCTTTCCCTGATTTTGATCATGCTTTTGTGGGGTTTGGAGGGGAAGGGAGGACTGGGTTGGGATGGTTGGTGCAGTTTTGATGTTAAagatgggattttttttttctcatctgGGTTAGTTTTTTGATGAGGCCTTTTGGGGTCTGGAGTCGGAATTCACTGGGTCCTTTTCTGGTTTTCATGGTTCTGGATCTatttggttttggttttggaGAGGTTTGTGAAAAGATTCGATCTTCTTCATGGGGATCTGACCTCTTGCAGTTGTTTTGATtgatactttttttttgaaatattgtGTTTATGGTGTATCTTTCCTTGGAATCTTGAATTGGATTGCGTTTTGGATTTGTGAGTCAGCGTTGATGGATAATCATCAGATGGATTAAGAAAAGTATTCTTTTTGAAGTGGAATGCTTTGCTTTATAGCTGTCCTTTGATCATTTGAGAATATGCTTCCTTTAGGAAGTAGCGCTGTTTATCTATAATCTGTTTTCCCTGTTCTGTTGGGTGTCTGTTATTCGTTATCTGTTGTATATCAAAATTTAACTCTATGGTTGGGTGCAATAACTATTGTTTTTCTCTCGGTCTGTCTATAGATTGCTTTTGCACAATGGTTTCAGAAATGgctctctttctttcatttcttttgaGACATGGGTTTGTTGTTCATTTTCAAACATTTTTCTGTCAAATAAatgagttgtttttcttttagattGTGAGATTATGTTACAATCATTCATCTGGCATTAGTTAGATAGTTTTGTTCATGTAATTTTGTTATTTCTCTTGATTCATGGTTTTCGACTCTTGAAAGAAGATCATCTCTAGTCTGGGTGGTCTGGATTTATAGTAGTGTCAATATATGGTAGAACTGCAGAAACCCTTCGTATTATCTGATAGCTCTCCTCTCTGTTTATGTTAAGCTTTTTGTGGTCTATAGCTGGATTCTtgttgcatatgatgaaaaattGTTACTTTGGCCCCATTTAATTTGTATAGGTTTGAGTATCCAAACCTATGGAGTTGATTTGTGCATTGAGAATCCTCATCAGAAGACACAATAGCCAATAATAGTAAGTGTTGCTATGTCACTGCAGGTAGTTTGCAATTGTCTAGAATAGTGTTTTCATGATGTTGTTGCTGTCAAAATGGACTGCAGCTTGGACACCCTTTCCTGCTTGAGCTTGGGGCACTGCGAGTTTGGGCAGTGCCCAATGGACACCACCACCAGTGGAGCCACTCCTTCCATAACCTTCCATACTATCGTAGACCAGCCTCTCTCTCTTGTCTCTCCATTGCAGCAAACCTTCCAACGTGTGCAGCGCCACTGCTTTGGTGACTCCATCCCAGGGGAATTCCCCTTGGCGGCAAACCCCTCCATCGTCCTCCATGTCCTCACTGCTTGCAATTTGGATCCCCAGGATCTTGCTAATCTGGAGGCAAGTAGTGTTTTTTTTCATTCTCTTGTTGTTGGAATTGATAATGCCGCTGATGGGTCTCGTGTCGTGCCAGGCAACATGTACATTTTCAGGAAGCCTGCCAATTTCGCTCCTGACTTTGAATTGCCTATATCGGAGCTCGCAGCATTGGACCTGTGCCAGAAAAGGGCCATATTTAAGCCTTTGAAAAATGAGGAACGAGAATATCTTAAGCAATGCTGTGGGGGCTCCTGGAAGTTAGTTCTGAGGTACTTACTGGCAGGTGAGGCATGTTGCCGGAGAGAGAGGTCTCAGGCGATCGCTGGGCCTGGCCACAGCATTGCCGTGACTTCAAGCGGAGCAGTCTACTCCTTTGGATCCAACAACTCTGGGCAACTTGGCCATGGCACATTAGAAGAGGAGTGGAGGCCACGTCTTATCAGGTGCTTTTAAAATTTCCAGTTGCTTCATACACTTGATGCAAATAAAAGTACCGAGAACACGAAATATTTGGTCCTTGGCAGATCGCTGCAAGGCATTCGAATCATACAAGCAGCAGCAGGAGCTGGACGGACAATGCTGATAAGTGATGCTGGACAGGTTTATGCATTTGGCAAGGACTCCTTTGGTGAAGCAGAGTATGGAGTTCAAGGGTCGAAGGTTGTTACAACACCGCAGATAGTAGAATCATTGAAGGGCATATATATTGTTCAAGCAGCAATAGGGAACTTCTTCACTGCGGTCCTATCTCGAGAGGGAAGGGTTTACACGTTCTCTTGGGGTAATGAGACAAAACTAGGTCACCAGACAGAACCAAATGACCATGAGCCCCATCTTCTTTCAGGCCCTCTTGAAAACATTCCAGTGGTGCAGATTGCTGCTGGCTACTGTTACCTTTTAGCATTGGCATGTCAACCGAGCGGCATGTAAGTTTTCCTTTCTGGAAATACATGTGCTATGAATTCAAATTTCCAGTAGTacatcctttggtgatgaaggttTTGGGAGTAGGATATATTCAAGCATATAATATCCAAATGCATGCGCACATATTGTCATCACAATGTTTCATTGGAACTAGAGTATGTCGGATATTATCCAGAGGGACCATATCTATTGCCAAGTTTTAAATTGTCTAACTGTAACAAATAATTTCAGTAATCGTGCATTCTAATGACTGTAGATTTTGTTAAGGGAGTTCTAAACTATCTACATTTTGTTAGATAGTCCACTTAATTATTGTACTGCAAGGTTTTCTGGATCTTAACAATTCTCATGATGAATGCTCTGAGGTTGTCAAGAGACTCTTAACACCGTCTTTCCATGACCTGGAATGCTTTCCATCTGGCCCGTCGTCTTTCCTCTCATCTCATAGTTGTGGATGTTTTGCAGGTCTGTGTACTCTGTTGGCTGTGGTTTAGGAGGGAAGCTTGGGCATGGATCTAGGACTGACGAAAAGTACCCAAAGTTGATTGAGCAATTTCAGACTTTGAACCTGCAACCTATGGTGGTTGCAGCAGGTGCCTGGCATGCTGCTGTTGTGGGACGGGATGGACGGGTATGCACCTGGGGATGGGGGCGTTATGGCTGCTTGGGCCATGGGAATGAGGAGTGTGAGTCTGTCCCAAGGTGGTGGAAGCCTTGAGCAACGTCAAAGCTGTCCATGTCGCAACCGGCGATTACACCACCTTCGTGGTTGCTGAAACAGGGATGTCTACTCATTCGGCTGTGGAGAATCCTCAAGCCTGGGACACTCCACCGGGGCTGATGGACAGGTTTGGCATCCTTTCGCTTgttatcaacttttgatttgcAGAAAAGAACGCATCATACCATTTAAACCAATTGTTATCTTTTTTTCCCTCCCCATTTAGAAGTTCTAGTATTTGACAATGACGCAAAGACTCATGGCAGTAGCTAAACCTTGAAACTCATTAGCTGGTGAGTTGCTCGGTTTGACTATTTTAACTATACACTACCTTGATGATGCAAAATTAACATCATCAAAGCTTAAAGCATTGATAAATTTAGCACTGGTCTGTGTATCCCTTCAACGACTAGCAATGTTCTCGCTTCGCATATTTGCTTTTCATTGGTATTGATGAATTCTGAGTAATGTCTTGTTTGCAGGCCAACAGACATACAAATGTTCTCAGCCCAGAGTTGGTCACCTCGCTAAAGAAGATCAATGAGAGGGTAGTGCAGATTAGTCTCACAAACTCGATATATTGGAACGCGCATACTTTTGCTCTTACAGACTCTGGAAAACTGTATGCATTTGGAGCTGCAGACAAGGGACAGCTTGGCATCGAACTTGTTGGACAGCAGAATGAGAGAGGATCTCCAGAGCGCGTCGACATCGATCTTAGTTAGTTCCCGTTTGTTTATTCTAAAAGGCTTCTTTCGATTTCATTCGGCACCATGGCTCATCTCTGTCCCCTCATACTGGTGCCAATAACCATGATCGTGATCACCATGATGACTCATCAAAAGCATCTCATGTTCATATGCCACGACGATTTAAAATTCTTGTCTATatgtaaatatgaaaaaaaCCATGTTCAATGCATGATCGAGCTAGAAGCAGGGCCCAGGTGAAGCACTGGGATCTCTTGAACATTTATAGCTGGCATGCAGTTGATAGGTTTTAAATTCAAAGTGTGCAAATTAATTCAATGTCTTCATGCCCTTGCTGGAAGAATGCCAATGTGATCTCTGGAACATGTGCACCATTGATAAAATCTTATGGCTCAAGGTAGAACTTAGGTTTGACTGCAAAATGTGCAAATTAATTCATTGCCTCGGTGTAATTGCTTGGAGAATGCCAATTGGAATTGCATTTTACGCCAAATTTGTTTAAGGTATTCTTTCTGAACTCCTGGTTGGAGATGAGGAGGCCATAGGATTTCTAATGGAAGTTTGCATGCTTGTCGATGACGACGTAAACTAGTCTGTACTCTCTGAATTGATTTACATTCAGGCTAAATGGCAAgtcatcaaattttttttttcccttgaagGTGAAGGTGATTCTACTCTGTATGTCAAGACAAGAAGGGGCACTCAAGCATTCAAATGGCATCTGGCCATTGTGCTTTAGTGATTTAGGAGTCCATATTAGTAACAGCTGACAACAGAATGACCACAAATGCTGGGTGTTGTGCGGCCCTTGCTTGTCTTGTATTTTGGCATATCATCCTTCTAAGACAGCAGTCTGTTAGTTCCCTGATGATTGAACTTTATAAAAAAGAGGGCCTTGTGCCAAAGGCTACCTGCAGAAGGCTCAATTAATGGTCCTATTAACATCTCATCCCATCTAATTTCCCTGGAGAAGATCCAGGGAGCAGAGCTGTGTTATGGCCAGCCAACTTTTCATAATAACAGGAGAGGCAGGGGTGGGTCGCAATCTGGTCAGATATAGGTCAGGATCGAAAATTTATGAACCCAaacttaatttattttattaaacaaatcaaaatcaaaaatttggtTATGAACccgatttatttattaaatgggtAATCTACCTAATCCGCATAACTTGTTTGCTAAGCAGAATCGAACCTGAATGGGTTAAACAGATTATGTGGGTTCTTAAtagattaaataaatttaaataaacaaattaaatgGGTCAGGTTACATGAGATATAAATGGGTCAAATATGTATTAAATGAGTTAAACAGGTCTTAAATGAGTTAAATATATTAGATTATGATCCGACTCAATTATTAAATAATCAAAGAACTTTAACTCCTTTAACTCGATCTGCTTAATAAATGGGTTTTGACTATCCATTTACGATCCTAACCTATTTATATCAAAATCGAACCTAATTAAGGCGGAACATTTGCGGGTTGGATTGACAGGTCGGATCATAAATTGCCACTCTTACAGAAGAGTtttttattttaggttttgGATGATCCAACCTGATAAGTTTATGGCACGAAGCAGTCATTCACAAGTTCCTTATGGTAGAGGACTTGGATCACAAAGATTCCACAACTGCTTTTGTGGATCGACGCGGACTTGCTGAGGATTAAAACGAGCAGCCACTAATGGCAGCATCTTAATATAATGTGGTGCCAGCCATAAGATTGACAGAAGAAAAGTCATAATTCCATGTCATTACGCATCTTTAGCTTTCCAGCTATGGAAACTAGCTTCTTAAAAAATATCCAAGGACAGTGCCAAGGTTACTTGTCCACAAGATTTACTACTTGGGAAAGACTCTGGGGTGTGGAATCTTCCAAGTTGCAAGTGCTAAAGCCTGCTTGCGCAGTTTGGCAAACTATTTCAACTTGCTTTCTTTTTGTACATTTGTTTCCTTGTGGCCTGGGGTTTGTTTCCACGAATAGGATGAAGTACATTGATACGCCATAGGTGGAATTTACCTGGATGCAGCATGTCTATTATAACATATCATGGCGTGCAGAATTGCAGTGCCTACAGAACATAAAATAACAACTCTTTAAAACTGGAGTTTGGCACCATtgcatatgttttttttttctaaattaattTATTAGAACTCAACTTGTTAGCTTCAATAATAAAATTGTTTGTTTCTAATCAGGGTATGTAAATCGGAGACAATTGTCATGGGTGCAACCGGCCTAAGTCAAGCTAATTTAGAGCAAGATTTGCCGTCTCGGTATCGGACCGCCACACTGGTGCCATAGCTAGCACAGTGTCTGTATAGTATAAGTACAAAATTTGTTTGACGTACCGAATGTACTCACGCCATTTCGTACTAGATGCTGGTACTGAACCGATATGGTACGATATGCTCCGTACTATTTGGTTCGGGCCGATACGGTGTACCATAATTTAGAGTGTGTTTGGATGTGAGAaaaattaaatgcgcacgcggccggAGTCTCTGTCCACATGCGCGTTTGGATTTGGAAACGGCTGGCGCTAAAGGAaaaattaaatgcgcacgcggccgaGTCTCGGGCTGGCGTGCGCGTTTGAAAATTAAAACGTCCATTGGGCGTTTTTGGTATTGAGCCAGCGCCCGCGTGCGTTTAAGTACCACGTGAAGGATgcggacgcgtccgcggaaTGCGCCCGCATATCCGCAAAATTACCGGAATGCTCCTGCATAAAACCCCTATATAAACCTCCTATTTCATCCTATTCTAAACACGAAAATTACAGAAAAATAGTAGAAAAACTCTGGAgaattcttcctcctcttagccacttttgcttttttgcttttatatatttaatcgtttattttattctttccaTTCcactctttgctggatctgaaatccgatcgggttcgttttaacttcttccgagacgtgccgaagaagaagttgtagggtcgtcgtatctcagaGGAGGATTGCCGGgagacccgtacgtgggggcaaatacttcttacgcgtctacgcgcttcgactgccttcaatcaggctaatttcttctacttttattttttgattt from the Phoenix dactylifera cultivar Barhee BC4 chromosome 14, palm_55x_up_171113_PBpolish2nd_filt_p, whole genome shotgun sequence genome contains:
- the LOC103711595 gene encoding LOW QUALITY PROTEIN: ultraviolet-B receptor UVR8 (The sequence of the model RefSeq protein was modified relative to this genomic sequence to represent the inferred CDS: inserted 2 bases in 2 codons) encodes the protein MDTTTSGATPSITFHTIVDQPLSLVSPLQQTFQRVQRHCFGDSIPGEFPLAANPSIVLHVLTACNLDPQDLANLEASSVFFHSLVVGIDNAADGSRVVPGNMYIFRKPANFAPDFELPISELAALDLCQKRAIFKPLKNEEREYLKQCCGGSWKLVLRYLLAGEACCRRERSQAIAGPGHSIAVTSSGAVYSFGSNNSGQLGHGTLEEEWRPRLIRSLQGIRIIQAAAGAGRTMLISDAGQVYAFGKDSFGEAEYGVQGSKVVTTPQIVESLKGIYIVQAAIGNFFTAVLSREGRVYTFSWGNETKLGHQTEPNDHEPHLLSGPLENIPVVQIAAGYCYLLALACQPSGMSVYSVGCGLGGKLGHGSRTDEKYPKLIEQFQTLNLQPMVVAAGAWHAAVVGRDGRVCTWGWGRYGCLGHGNEECESXPKVVEALSNVKAVHVATGDYTTFVVAETXDVYSFGCGESSSLGHSTGADGQANRHTNVLSPELVTSLKKINERVVQISLTNSIYWNAHTFALTDSGKLYAFGAADKGQLGIELVGQQNERGSPERVDIDLS